A window from Alkalicoccobacillus plakortidis encodes these proteins:
- a CDS encoding phytoene desaturase family protein → MTKHIAVVGAGPGGLACAMLLAGRGYHVDVYEKQPYLGGRTSAFKKDGYTFDRGPTFLSMPYILEELFDFVGRKLDDYLDLLKVEPMYELRFKDLVFSPSATFQSTFEQIQSLFPGDELGYKRFMEDTRRKMNALLPVLQNRHSSLLDYARWRTIKALPELSLNQSLYEVLDSYFTDERLKLSFTFQSKYLGMSPWECPGAFSILSYMEHEYGVWHPRGGLNQISEAMAKVVQEYGGRIHLNTPIKQILTKNKSVYGLELENGEAYQYDDVVINADFAYAMTELFSETKLKQHTKAKLDKKNYSCSSFMIYIGLDKQYDQTHHTVVFSEDYKKNVEEITKSKTLSADPSIYIQNPVVTDSSLAPSGKSGLYILAPVPNNFSLLDWERHKYEFRDLIYDIIEQRTEFENLRDHVVFEELLTPDDWQNHHNIYQGATFNLAHNLGQMMYFRPHNQFQELNNCWLVGGGTHPGSGLPTIFESARITANSLMDADKKGLYKQ, encoded by the coding sequence CATACCTTGGTGGTCGTACGTCCGCATTTAAGAAAGATGGATATACCTTTGATCGCGGCCCAACATTTCTAAGCATGCCGTACATATTGGAAGAGTTATTTGATTTTGTTGGTAGAAAACTAGATGACTATCTTGATCTATTAAAAGTTGAGCCAATGTATGAATTACGGTTTAAAGACCTAGTATTTAGTCCTTCTGCTACCTTCCAATCGACCTTTGAACAAATCCAGTCCTTGTTCCCCGGAGATGAGCTTGGATATAAGCGGTTTATGGAAGATACAAGACGGAAAATGAATGCACTTCTTCCGGTCTTGCAGAATCGTCATAGCTCCTTACTCGATTACGCCAGATGGAGAACCATTAAAGCTCTACCGGAGTTATCATTAAATCAGTCTTTATATGAGGTATTAGATTCATATTTTACAGATGAGCGTTTAAAGCTATCTTTCACCTTTCAGTCGAAGTATCTGGGAATGTCCCCGTGGGAGTGCCCAGGTGCGTTTAGTATCCTGTCTTATATGGAACATGAGTATGGGGTCTGGCATCCAAGAGGTGGATTAAACCAGATCTCAGAGGCAATGGCCAAAGTTGTTCAAGAGTATGGTGGACGTATTCACCTGAACACACCAATTAAACAAATCCTTACCAAAAATAAATCAGTCTATGGCCTTGAACTAGAAAATGGTGAAGCGTATCAATACGATGATGTCGTTATAAATGCAGATTTTGCTTATGCGATGACTGAGTTATTTTCAGAAACGAAGCTAAAACAGCATACAAAAGCAAAGCTAGATAAAAAGAACTATTCTTGTTCGTCGTTTATGATTTATATTGGCTTAGACAAGCAATATGACCAAACGCACCATACCGTCGTTTTCTCAGAGGATTACAAAAAAAATGTAGAAGAAATCACTAAAAGTAAAACGTTATCCGCGGATCCATCTATCTATATTCAAAACCCTGTTGTGACTGATTCAAGTTTGGCACCTTCAGGAAAGTCAGGTCTCTATATTCTTGCACCAGTCCCGAATAACTTTAGTCTATTAGATTGGGAAAGACATAAATACGAGTTTAGAGACTTGATTTACGATATTATTGAGCAACGAACGGAATTTGAAAATCTAAGAGATCATGTAGTATTTGAAGAACTACTAACGCCAGATGATTGGCAAAATCATCATAATATTTATCAAGGTGCGACATTTAACCTTGCTCATAATTTAGGACAAATGATGTACTTTAGGCCTCATAATCAATTTCAGGAGCTTAATAACTGCTGGTTAGTAGGAGGCGGAACACATCCAGGAAGCGGTTTGCCGACCATTTTTGAATCGGCTCGAATTACTGCCAACTCGTTAATGGATGCAGACAAAAAGGGGTTATACAAACAATGA
- a CDS encoding phytoene/squalene synthase family protein, whose product MKTLEDAYQDCHKIINRHSKTFSKAFSLLPAAKRKAVWAIYAFCRSVDDIVDEGANPHEELAEFEKQFELFLNQELPLEQSMWLALDDVFKKFDVNKQAFTDMIKGQQMDLVKNRYYTMEEVEEYSYYVAGTVGLMLLPVLAPNNHKQLEAGGKSLGTAMQITNILRDIGEDIQRGRIYLPSDLMDLFGVTEEQIKASEVTDSFIELWEHMATRAEDLYKLALESIEYYPIDARMPVKGAAYMYRAILNSVRRNQYQVFTTRSFITQEEKQNILSQL is encoded by the coding sequence TTGAAGACGTTAGAAGACGCCTATCAGGATTGCCACAAGATTATAAATCGTCATTCGAAAACCTTTTCTAAAGCCTTTAGCTTGCTGCCTGCAGCAAAAAGAAAAGCTGTATGGGCAATCTATGCCTTTTGTCGAAGTGTTGATGATATTGTGGATGAGGGAGCAAATCCTCATGAGGAACTGGCTGAATTCGAAAAACAATTTGAACTGTTTTTGAATCAGGAATTACCACTTGAGCAATCGATGTGGTTAGCTTTAGATGATGTATTTAAGAAATTTGACGTTAATAAACAAGCTTTTACCGATATGATTAAAGGACAACAAATGGACCTTGTCAAAAATCGCTATTATACAATGGAGGAAGTGGAAGAGTATTCGTATTATGTTGCAGGAACAGTAGGGTTAATGCTATTACCTGTTCTTGCTCCAAATAACCATAAGCAGCTTGAAGCGGGTGGTAAGTCTCTAGGGACGGCTATGCAGATTACGAATATCCTGCGAGATATTGGTGAAGATATCCAGCGAGGTAGAATTTATTTGCCCTCAGATCTAATGGATTTATTCGGAGTCACAGAAGAGCAAATCAAGGCTAGTGAGGTAACGGACTCCTTCATAGAGTTGTGGGAACACATGGCTACACGTGCTGAAGATCTGTACAAGCTTGCATTAGAATCTATTGAATACTATCCAATAGATGCACGTATGCCAGTAAAGGGTGCTGCGTACATGTATCGAGCCATATTAAATTCTGTAAGAAGAAATCAATATCAAGTATTCACTACTCGATCATTCATTACTCAAGAAGAGAAACAAAATATTCTTTCGCAATTATAA
- a CDS encoding phytoene desaturase family protein: MKTIIVGGGIGGLITALYLTKRGEQVAIIEKEEMLGGRLAFIQKDGFTIDKGPTIVLLPEMIRSILEEVGVDPNSLEMVRIDPLYSLTYSDGTTFMKWSNKEKQLAEINRVFPGEEQSFLSYLDTMNKRFTLGKSVFLDRQFIKKRDFFSFPSLVALMKLKAYQSVEKQTAQFFKDQRLQEAFSLQTLYIGGAPSTSPALYSLVSFSEHYHGIWYVKGGYGSLIPILEKELKMRGVEIYLNTTINRIEEKDNRVSAVHSEDQCFEADRFVMNGEIPLVKAMLPEKQPKRPAYISSSSCLLLYFGLNKTYEEANVHQFYMSEDFKKNMKEIFADKRLPSNPSLYAFHPSKIDDTLAPSGKAVLYVLIPVPSGSEIDWKDVDAFIDSCIETLESWHFPNLREHMEWMEVRTPQDAEEDGLFQGGSFGLAPVLKQSGVFRPQIKPFGRDNLYAVGASVHPGGGIPIVMQGAKLLSDYLANETEPAIRKEKSV, from the coding sequence ATGAAAACCATTATAGTTGGCGGAGGAATTGGTGGTTTAATTACTGCCCTTTACTTAACAAAACGAGGCGAACAAGTAGCCATAATTGAAAAAGAAGAAATGCTCGGTGGGCGATTGGCTTTTATTCAAAAAGATGGGTTCACGATTGATAAAGGACCTACCATCGTTTTGCTTCCTGAGATGATCAGGTCCATATTGGAAGAAGTAGGGGTTGACCCTAACAGTTTGGAAATGGTTCGAATAGACCCACTTTATTCGTTGACCTATTCTGATGGCACAACATTTATGAAGTGGAGTAACAAAGAGAAGCAGCTTGCTGAAATAAATCGGGTTTTTCCAGGGGAAGAGCAATCTTTTTTATCGTACCTTGATACGATGAATAAGCGCTTTACACTTGGAAAATCAGTTTTTTTAGATCGTCAATTTATAAAAAAGCGTGATTTTTTCAGTTTTCCATCTTTAGTGGCTTTAATGAAGTTGAAGGCTTATCAATCCGTAGAAAAACAGACAGCACAATTCTTTAAGGATCAACGTCTTCAAGAGGCTTTTTCTTTACAGACTTTGTATATTGGTGGGGCACCGTCTACGTCTCCTGCCTTATATTCACTTGTATCATTTAGTGAGCACTATCATGGTATTTGGTATGTGAAGGGTGGATACGGAAGTCTAATTCCAATTCTTGAAAAAGAATTAAAAATGCGTGGTGTAGAGATCTACCTAAATACAACAATTAACCGGATTGAAGAAAAAGATAATAGAGTATCTGCTGTTCATTCTGAAGATCAGTGCTTTGAAGCAGATCGCTTTGTCATGAATGGAGAAATTCCACTTGTAAAAGCAATGCTTCCCGAGAAACAGCCTAAAAGACCAGCATATATCTCTTCGTCATCTTGTCTATTGCTTTATTTTGGCCTAAATAAAACGTATGAAGAAGCAAACGTACATCAATTTTATATGTCAGAGGATTTCAAAAAGAATATGAAAGAGATTTTTGCGGATAAAAGGTTACCGTCGAATCCATCTCTTTATGCGTTTCACCCATCTAAAATAGATGACACTTTGGCACCATCAGGGAAAGCTGTGCTATACGTTCTAATTCCAGTGCCTTCTGGTTCTGAAATTGATTGGAAGGACGTGGATGCGTTTATAGATTCTTGTATCGAAACATTAGAATCATGGCATTTCCCTAACCTGCGAGAGCATATGGAATGGATGGAGGTTCGAACTCCACAAGATGCAGAAGAAGACGGACTGTTTCAGGGTGGAAGCTTTGGGCTCGCACCAGTTTTAAAACAGTCTGGAGTTTTTAGGCCACAGATAAAACCGTTTGGCAGAGATAATTTATATGCCGTTGGAGCGTCTGTTCATCCTGGAGGAGGCATTCCAATAGTGATGCAGGGAGCAAAGCTTTTGTCTGATTATCTTGCTAATGAGACAGAACCAGCTATAAGGAAGGAGAAATCTGTTTGA